A portion of the Maridesulfovibrio frigidus DSM 17176 genome contains these proteins:
- a CDS encoding ferredoxin reductase domain-containing protein: MVSLSDGIELNTKNRKLLAKLFRQPKPKDIKYQEVERLLLGLGAIKSEKAGSNVAFFYNGHITQLHIPHPDPTFCGGRIKAIKEYLITAGVVNENI, translated from the coding sequence GTGGTATCACTAAGTGATGGCATTGAGTTGAACACGAAAAATAGAAAGCTACTTGCTAAACTTTTTCGACAACCAAAACCTAAAGATATTAAGTACCAAGAGGTTGAAAGACTACTACTCGGCCTTGGAGCAATAAAAAGTGAGAAAGCCGGAAGCAATGTTGCTTTTTTCTATAACGGACATATCACACAGCTCCACATTCCGCACCCGGACCCAACATTTTGCGGGGGGCGGATAAAAGCCATAAAAGAGTACTTAATTACAGCGGGAGTCGTAAATGAAAACATTTGA